One Solanum lycopersicum chromosome 4, SLM_r2.1 DNA window includes the following coding sequences:
- the LOC101245941 gene encoding probable E3 ubiquitin-protein ligase ARI2: protein MDDIYGSDEDYYNGEYEDDYDRDPEPESDDNLSCGKAPSCRVIRKESLLAAQKEDLQRVVDLLSLKEHHARTLLIHYQWDVDKVFAIFVERGKERLFVEAGITLEEKNDNPSSDPSTEYTCEICFEDFPDEQTTLMECNHRFCNDCWTEYFVVKINDGKSRRVTCMAQKCKAICDEGKIRDLVTAKDPNLAEKFDRFILESYIEDNKRVKWCPSVPHCGNAIRVEDDEYCEVECACGQQFCFNCLCELHSPCSCVMWDLWLKKCDDEAPTVNWLSEKTKHCPKCHKIVEKDGGCNLVQCICGQPFCWLCGEATGFEHTWNSIAGHTCGRYKENHLKSEEDSVEDYWRLTHYYSRYKAHIGSLKIEASESKQKILDKVHSLESKEFQLKDFSWAMSGFYRLALSRRVLACSYPFAYYYFGALFANEITKEEREIKQNLFEDQQQQLETNIERLSMFLEEPFGSYAEDKLVETRMKIITLSTVTDDLCKNLYECIDNDLLVPLQQATHTIVRYRSNGVEKASEL, encoded by the exons ATGGATGACATATATGGCAGTGATGAAGACTACTATAATGGAGAATACGAGGATGATTATGATCGTGACCCGGAACCCGAATCTGATGATAATTTATCTTGTGGCAAAGCTCCTTCATGCAGG GTAATAAGGAAAGAATCCCTTTTAGCAGCACAG AAAGAAGATCTACAGAGAGTAGTAGACTTGCTTTCTCTGAAAGAACATCATGCACGAACGTTGCTTATTCATTATCAATGGGATGTCGATAAGGTCTTTGCAATTTTTGTTGAAAGAGGGAAAGAAAGATTGTTTGTAGAAGCTGGTATAACACTAGAGGAGAAAAATGACAATCCTTCCTCCGACCCCTCAACCGAATATACATGTGAAATTTGCTTTGAAGATTTCCCTGATGAGCAAACGACGTTGATGGAATGCAATCATAGGTTTTGCAATGATT GTTGGACAGAGTATTTCGTAGTAAAGATAAATGATGGTAAGAGTAGACGTGTAACATGCATGGCTCAGAAATGCAAAGCGATATGTGATGAAGGAAAGATTAGGGATTTAGTCACTGCAAAGGATCCTAATTTGGCGGAGAAGTTTGATCGTTTTATCCTAGAATCATATATCGAGGATAATAAGAGGGTTAAATGGTGCCCTAGTGTTCCTCATTGTGGAAATGCAATTCGTGTTGAGGATGACGAGTACTGTGAGGTTGAATGTGCATGTGGTCAGCAATTCTGTTTTAACTGCTTGTGTGAACTGCACTCACCTTGTTCGTGTGTTATGTGGGACCTTTGGCTTAAGAAGTGCGACGATGAAGCTCCCACTGTCAATTGGTTATCAGAGAAAACCAAGCATTGTCCAAAATGTCATAAAATTGTGGAGAAGGATGGAGGATGCAACCTGGTACAGTGTATATGTGGACAGCCATTTTG TTGGCTCTGTGGTGAAGCTACTGGATTTGAACACACATGGAATAGTATAGCAGGTCACACTTGTGGCAGATACAaagaaaatcatttgaaaagTGAGGAGGATTCTGTAGAGGACTATTGGCGTCTTACTCACTATTATAGTCGTTATAAGGCTCATATTGGTTCGTTGAAGATTGAAGCATCTGAATCGAAGCAAAAAATACTTGATAAAGTCCATAGCCTTGAATCAAAGGAGTTCCAGTTAAAAGATTTCAGCTGGGCAATGAGTGGATTTTATAGACTCGCCTTATCAAGGCGAGTTCTCGCCTGTTCCTATCCATTTGCATACTACTATTTTGGAGCTCTGTTTGCAAATGAAATAACAAAAGAAGAACGCGAAATAAAACAGAACCTTTTTGAGGATCAACAGCAGCAACTTGAAACAAATATCGAAAGGCTTTCAATGTTCTTGGAAGAGCCATTTGGTAGCTATGCTGAAGATAAGCTCGTTGAGACaagaatgaaaattattacTCTCTCCACAGTAACTGATGACCTCTGCAAAAACTT gtACGAGTGCATTGACAACGATTTGCTAGTTCCTCTACAACAAGCAACTCATACAATAGTTCGTTATAGATCCAATGGTGTGGAAAAAGCATCAGAACTATAG